In one window of Photobacterium leiognathi DNA:
- the hisF gene encoding imidazole glycerol phosphate synthase subunit HisF, which produces MLAKRIIPCLDVRDGQVVKGVQFRNHEIIGDIVPLAKRYAEEGADELVFYDITASSDGRVVDKSWVSRVAEVIDIPFCVAGGIKSADDASRILQFGADKVSINSPALADPTLITTLADKFGVQCIVVGIDSYFDAETGQYQVYQFTGDESRTKATQWQTRDWVEEVQRRGAGEIVLNMMNQDGVRNGYDLEQLNMVRSICNVPLIASGGAGEMQHFSDAFKLANVDGALAASVFHKQIINIGELKQFLKTQNVEIRL; this is translated from the coding sequence ATGTTAGCTAAACGTATTATTCCTTGTTTAGACGTACGTGATGGTCAGGTTGTAAAAGGCGTCCAATTTCGTAACCACGAAATCATTGGCGACATTGTACCGCTAGCCAAACGTTACGCTGAAGAAGGCGCAGATGAACTGGTTTTCTACGATATTACCGCATCAAGTGACGGTCGTGTTGTTGATAAAAGCTGGGTTTCTCGCGTTGCAGAAGTGATTGATATTCCATTCTGTGTGGCAGGTGGTATTAAATCAGCCGACGATGCGAGCCGTATTCTTCAATTTGGTGCAGATAAAGTTTCTATCAATTCACCAGCTCTGGCAGATCCAACATTAATCACTACACTGGCGGATAAGTTCGGTGTGCAATGTATTGTGGTCGGTATTGATTCCTATTTTGACGCTGAAACAGGTCAATATCAGGTATATCAATTTACAGGAGATGAAAGCCGCACCAAAGCAACCCAATGGCAAACACGTGATTGGGTTGAAGAAGTTCAACGTCGTGGCGCTGGTGAAATCGTACTGAACATGATGAATCAAGATGGCGTCCGTAATGGTTACGACTTAGAACAACTCAACATGGTACGCAGTATATGTAATGTACCTTTGATTGCTTCTGGTGGTGCAGGCGAAATGCAACACTTTAGCGATGCCTTTAAGCTTGCGAATGTTGATGGTGCTTTAGCGGCCTCTGTTTTCCATAAACAAATCATCAATATTGGTGAGTTAAAGCAATTTCTGAAAACGCAAAATGTGGAGATCCGACTATGA
- the hisIE gene encoding bifunctional phosphoribosyl-AMP cyclohydrolase/phosphoribosyl-ATP diphosphatase HisIE, which yields MSLLTNINWEKVAGLIPAIVQDNASGQVLMLGYMNEDALQKTLDTKQVTFWSRTKERLWTKGETSGNVLQLKSIQLDCDQDTLLVQVDPIGPTCHLNTTTCFDSDESGAQPPSLVFLHQLEQLLASRKGADPESSYTASLYARGTKRISQKVGEEGVEVALAATSGDKAELVCESADLIYHLLVLLQDQGLSLLDVTNKLQERHNKQ from the coding sequence ATGAGTTTATTAACCAACATCAATTGGGAAAAAGTAGCCGGACTGATCCCTGCTATTGTTCAAGATAATGCCAGTGGTCAAGTGCTAATGCTTGGCTACATGAACGAAGATGCTCTTCAAAAGACACTTGATACCAAGCAAGTAACCTTCTGGTCTCGCACCAAAGAGCGCCTGTGGACCAAAGGTGAAACATCAGGCAACGTGCTGCAACTTAAAAGTATTCAGCTGGATTGTGACCAAGACACCTTATTAGTACAAGTCGATCCGATTGGTCCAACTTGCCACTTAAACACAACCACCTGTTTTGATTCTGATGAAAGCGGTGCCCAACCACCATCACTGGTCTTCCTTCATCAACTTGAGCAGCTCTTGGCGAGTCGTAAAGGTGCAGATCCTGAGTCTTCCTACACAGCGAGCCTCTACGCCCGTGGCACCAAGCGTATTTCGCAAAAAGTGGGCGAAGAAGGCGTTGAAGTCGCGCTTGCGGCAACGTCGGGTGACAAGGCGGAATTAGTATGTGAATCAGCGGATTTGATCTATCACCTACTTGTACTGCTTCAAGATCAAGGTTTATCGTTGTTAGATGTGACCAATAAACTGCAAGAACGTCACAATAAGCAATAA
- a CDS encoding thymidine kinase: MAQMYFYYSAMNAGKSTTLLQSSFNYRERGMTPLIFTAAIDNRYGVGKVTSRIGLEEEAELFNLEDDLFERVKALSNKGKIDCVLIDECQFLSKAQVYQLTEVVDKLDIPVLCYGLRTDFLGELFEGSRYLLSWADKLVELKTICHCGRKANMVIRQDETGRAIADGDQVEIGGNDRYVSVCRLHYKEALGR, encoded by the coding sequence ATGGCCCAGATGTATTTCTATTACTCTGCAATGAATGCAGGGAAATCGACCACATTATTGCAATCTTCGTTTAATTACCGTGAAAGAGGCATGACGCCGCTTATTTTCACCGCTGCTATCGATAACCGTTATGGTGTGGGTAAAGTGACTTCTCGTATTGGTTTAGAAGAAGAAGCTGAGCTATTTAATTTAGAAGATGATTTATTCGAGCGAGTAAAAGCATTATCGAATAAAGGTAAAATTGACTGTGTATTAATTGATGAGTGCCAGTTCTTATCTAAAGCGCAGGTTTATCAATTAACGGAAGTGGTCGATAAACTCGATATTCCAGTTTTATGTTACGGCTTACGTACAGACTTCTTAGGGGAGCTTTTTGAAGGTAGTCGTTACTTATTATCGTGGGCTGATAAGTTAGTTGAACTAAAAACAATTTGTCACTGTGGTCGCAAGGCAAACATGGTGATCCGTCAAGATGAAACCGGTCGTGCTATTGCTGATGGTGATCAAGTTGAAATTGGTGGTAACGATCGTTATGTATCTGTATGCCGATTACATTATAAAGAAGCATTAGGTCGTTAA
- a CDS encoding H-NS family histone-like protein codes for MSDAMKALLNLRSLRALSREYTLEQLEEALEKLTTVVQERAEAEAAEQAKENERNEKLAQYREMLLADGIDPEELLASLSKAPKAKRAARPAKYKFIDENGEEKTWTGQGRTPSALKKALDEGKSLEDFEI; via the coding sequence ATGTCTGATGCAATGAAAGCACTTTTAAACCTTCGTAGTCTTCGTGCGCTTTCTCGTGAATATACTCTAGAGCAACTAGAAGAAGCACTTGAGAAATTAACTACCGTTGTTCAAGAACGTGCTGAAGCTGAAGCTGCAGAACAAGCTAAAGAAAATGAGCGTAATGAAAAACTAGCTCAATACCGTGAAATGCTATTAGCTGATGGCATCGACCCAGAAGAATTATTAGCTAGCCTTTCTAAAGCACCAAAAGCAAAACGTGCTGCACGTCCTGCTAAATATAAGTTCATCGACGAAAACGGTGAAGAAAAAACATGGACAGGCCAAGGTCGTACGCCAAGCGCACTTAAGAAAGCACTAGATGAAGGTAAATCTTTAGAAGATTTCGAAATCTAA
- a CDS encoding lytic murein transglycosylase codes for MHKRLISAVVALGLGISSTAFAADEGFNAYINKLKAEARSKGISEPILDSAFDGITFTHRAVKADKNQPEKKLTLDQYIPRAVPDWKVKQARRLYHENKETLDRIGKKYGVQPRFIVALWGVESNFGKLQGNYHVVEALTTLAYEGRREELFRKQVMAALQILQEGHITIDEMRGSWAGAMGQCQFMPTSYLTFAVDGNNDGKADIWNTKADVFASAANYLKKSGWNDKYTWGRQVQIPSSLSDSLKGTDADKGKTLAQWQALGVRTLSGANLPQEDIEAWLVQPDDNHGRAYLVYGNYQTLMKWNRSHYFALAVSHLADKIY; via the coding sequence ATGCATAAGCGTTTAATATCGGCCGTTGTGGCCTTAGGATTAGGGATTTCCTCAACAGCTTTTGCTGCTGATGAAGGATTTAACGCATACATAAATAAATTAAAAGCTGAAGCACGTTCAAAAGGTATATCTGAACCTATTTTAGATTCTGCTTTTGATGGTATTACTTTTACGCACCGCGCAGTAAAAGCAGACAAGAATCAGCCTGAAAAAAAATTAACTTTAGATCAATATATTCCACGTGCTGTGCCTGATTGGAAAGTAAAACAAGCACGTCGTTTATATCATGAGAATAAAGAGACCTTAGATCGCATTGGTAAAAAATATGGTGTTCAGCCTCGCTTTATTGTTGCGTTGTGGGGTGTTGAAAGTAACTTTGGTAAATTACAAGGTAATTACCATGTTGTGGAAGCATTAACGACATTGGCTTATGAAGGTCGTCGTGAAGAGTTATTCCGTAAACAAGTTATGGCGGCATTACAAATTCTTCAAGAAGGTCACATTACTATTGATGAGATGAGAGGTTCGTGGGCTGGCGCAATGGGTCAGTGTCAATTTATGCCAACCTCTTATTTAACTTTCGCTGTTGATGGAAATAATGACGGTAAAGCGGATATCTGGAATACAAAAGCAGATGTATTTGCTTCTGCTGCGAATTACCTGAAGAAGTCTGGCTGGAATGATAAATATACTTGGGGACGCCAAGTGCAAATCCCATCATCATTATCTGACAGTTTAAAAGGTACTGATGCGGATAAAGGAAAAACGCTAGCACAGTGGCAAGCATTAGGGGTTCGTACCTTATCGGGTGCTAACTTACCACAAGAAGACATTGAAGCGTGGTTAGTTCAACCTGATGATAATCATGGTCGTGCGTATCTTGTTTACGGTAATTACCAAACGCTAATGAAATGGAACCGATCTCACTATTTTGCATTAGCAGTAAGCCATTTAGCAGATAAGATTTATTGA
- the hisA gene encoding 1-(5-phosphoribosyl)-5-[(5-phosphoribosylamino)methylideneamino]imidazole-4-carboxamide isomerase, producing the protein MIIPALDLIEGQVVRLFQGDYGQVTEYKVDPAEQFNLYHQAGANWLHLVDLTGAKDTQARQLFLIEKLLKSTPANVQIGGGVRTEQDVADLLSAGAKRVVIGSTAVKQPEMVKGWMEKYGAEHIVLALDINIDDDGNRIVAVSGWQEDSGVTIEALLDDFLKVGLKHVLCTDISRDGTLAGSNVELYVDLCRQYPQVQFQSSGGIGSLDDISALKGSGVAGVIVGRALLDGKFTAKQAFTCWNN; encoded by the coding sequence ATGATTATTCCTGCATTAGATCTGATTGAAGGCCAAGTGGTACGCCTATTCCAAGGCGACTATGGACAAGTAACAGAATACAAAGTCGATCCCGCAGAGCAATTTAATCTTTACCACCAAGCTGGCGCTAACTGGCTCCACTTGGTTGATTTAACGGGCGCAAAAGATACACAAGCCCGTCAGTTATTTTTAATTGAAAAACTACTCAAAAGCACACCAGCCAATGTACAAATTGGTGGTGGCGTACGCACAGAACAAGACGTCGCAGATCTGTTAAGCGCTGGCGCTAAACGCGTAGTGATAGGTTCAACCGCAGTTAAACAGCCAGAAATGGTAAAAGGTTGGATGGAAAAATACGGTGCTGAGCACATTGTATTGGCACTGGATATCAATATTGATGACGACGGTAACCGCATTGTTGCTGTCTCTGGTTGGCAAGAAGATTCAGGCGTCACTATTGAAGCCCTACTCGACGATTTTCTAAAAGTGGGTTTAAAACACGTGCTGTGTACTGACATTTCTCGCGATGGCACATTAGCTGGCTCGAATGTCGAGCTGTATGTCGATCTTTGTCGTCAATATCCACAAGTACAATTTCAATCATCTGGCGGCATTGGCTCGCTGGATGATATTTCGGCATTAAAAGGCTCAGGCGTAGCTGGTGTGATTGTCGGTCGTGCCCTACTTGACGGCAAATTTACTGCCAAGCAAGCCTTTACATGCTGGAACAATTAA
- a CDS encoding Na+/H+ antiporter NhaC family protein: MNLVDYSHSLVSIIPPVVALVLAILSRRVLLSLGAGILLGALYLNDFSFNHSASYLGGTIKGLFISDGGVNTWNMSIVLFLIILGMMTALLTLSGGTRAFAEWAQTKIKSKRGAKLLAAFLGVFIFVDDYFNSLAVGSISRPVTDRFYISRSKLAYILDSTAAPMCVLMPASSWGAYIITLIGGILVTHGVTEYTPLSAFLTLAPMNFYAIFALAMVFVVSWFQWDIGPMKKHEMAAMHGRGFDEGGDVDEQAKDLTEELEITESEKGKVGDLVWPIIILIAATFFFMIFTGYQALAADGKSFAILGAFENTDVGKSLCLGGLFGLVAAIIPVFRQRIVFKEIARTLWIGAKSMFGAILILLFAWAIGSVIGDMNTGRYLSTLVQGNISPMLLPMILFILSGAMAFSTGTSWGTFGIMLPIAGDLAGATDIALMLPMLAGVLAGSVFGDHCSPISDTTILSSTGARCHHIDHVATQLPYAMSVAFVSMIGYLVLGMTDSLPVAFIAAITTFIMVCVFFAWLSRRTYQPIVKS; the protein is encoded by the coding sequence ATGAATTTAGTCGATTATTCCCATTCATTAGTATCAATCATTCCTCCTGTAGTTGCGCTGGTGCTCGCGATACTTTCTCGTCGCGTGTTACTTTCACTTGGCGCAGGTATATTATTAGGGGCTCTTTATTTAAATGATTTTTCATTTAATCATTCTGCTTCTTATTTAGGAGGAACAATAAAAGGCTTATTCATTTCTGATGGTGGGGTAAACACCTGGAACATGAGTATTGTATTATTCCTCATTATATTAGGGATGATGACAGCACTGTTAACCTTGTCCGGTGGTACACGTGCGTTTGCAGAATGGGCACAAACAAAAATCAAAAGTAAACGTGGTGCCAAGTTACTAGCTGCTTTTTTAGGCGTGTTTATTTTTGTTGATGATTACTTTAATAGCTTAGCGGTCGGTTCTATTTCACGACCAGTAACCGATCGTTTTTATATCTCACGCTCTAAGCTTGCTTATATATTAGATTCAACGGCAGCGCCGATGTGTGTATTGATGCCAGCATCAAGCTGGGGTGCTTATATTATTACTTTAATTGGTGGCATTTTAGTTACCCACGGAGTAACTGAGTACACGCCACTAAGTGCATTCTTAACGCTAGCGCCAATGAACTTCTATGCGATCTTTGCTTTAGCTATGGTGTTTGTTGTGTCTTGGTTCCAGTGGGATATTGGACCAATGAAAAAGCATGAGATGGCCGCCATGCATGGTCGTGGCTTTGATGAGGGCGGTGATGTTGATGAGCAAGCAAAAGATCTCACCGAAGAATTAGAAATAACGGAGAGTGAGAAAGGTAAAGTCGGCGATTTAGTGTGGCCTATTATTATTCTGATTGCCGCTACTTTCTTCTTTATGATTTTCACAGGCTATCAAGCACTTGCAGCAGACGGTAAATCTTTTGCTATTCTTGGCGCATTTGAAAATACTGATGTGGGTAAATCACTTTGTTTAGGTGGTTTATTTGGTCTTGTTGCTGCGATTATTCCAGTGTTCCGTCAGCGTATTGTGTTTAAAGAAATTGCTCGAACATTATGGATTGGTGCTAAATCCATGTTCGGAGCGATTTTAATTTTATTATTTGCTTGGGCGATCGGTAGCGTTATTGGTGATATGAATACAGGTCGTTATTTATCGACCTTAGTTCAAGGCAATATTAGCCCAATGTTATTACCTATGATCCTATTTATCTTATCGGGTGCAATGGCATTCTCGACAGGAACATCATGGGGTACGTTTGGTATCATGTTACCGATTGCAGGGGATTTAGCTGGCGCTACAGATATTGCGTTAATGCTACCAATGTTAGCAGGCGTATTAGCAGGCTCCGTATTTGGTGATCACTGTTCGCCGATTTCAGATACCACCATTTTGTCGTCAACAGGGGCACGTTGTCACCACATTGATCACGTAGCAACGCAATTGCCATATGCGATGTCGGTTGCTTTTGTCTCTATGATTGGCTATTTGGTATTGGGGATGACCGATTCATTACCTGTTGCGTTTATTGCAGCGATTACTACATTCATTATGGTATGTGTGTTCTTTGCGTGGTTGTCTCGTCGAACCTATCAACCAATAGTGAAAAGCTGA